A region of Peromyscus maniculatus bairdii isolate BWxNUB_F1_BW_parent chromosome 7, HU_Pman_BW_mat_3.1, whole genome shotgun sequence DNA encodes the following proteins:
- the Gcm1 gene encoding chorion-specific transcription factor GCMa: protein MELDDFDPEDKEILSWDINDMKLPQNVKKTDWFREWPDSYVKHIYSSEDRNAQRHLSSWAMRNTNNHNSRILKKSCLGVVVCSRDCSTEEGRKIYLRPAICDKARQKQQRKSCPNCNGPLKLIPCRGHGGFPVTNFWRHDGRFIFFQSKGEHDHPKPETKLEAEARRAMKKVHMASASGSLRMKGSPETKVLPGEIPSQGSLPLTWSFQEGVQLPSSYSTPLIANAPQQNSLNDCLSFPKSYDLGGTTELEDPTSTLDSTQLYEKFKFSSGRLYSAEDQFQPPVPGVYTDYDDLQAWSKNAAALGRNPNDEPCYPSYPLPPVTGWPCDFFPSQSSLEPLAQQIPLEAPAAPNGCHPLWSSPGGEPYEEKVPMDFNSYVPSLTYHSPQQDPFLLSYGSHPQQQYSLPSRSSKWDFDEEMACLGLDHFNNEMFLNLCPLR, encoded by the exons ATGGAACTGGACGACTTTGATCCTGAAGACAAAGAGATACTGAGCTGGGACATTAATGACATGAAACTGCCACAG AACGTGAAAAAGACGGACTGGTTCCGGGAGTGGCCGGACTCGTACGTGAAACACATCTACAGCTCGGAGGACAGGAACGCACAGCGCCACTTGAGCAGCTGGGCCATGCGCAACACCAACAACCACAATTCCCGCATCCTCAAGAAGTCGtgcctgggggtggtggtgtgtaGCCGGGACTGCTCCACCGAGGAGGGCCGCAAGATCTACCTGAGGCCTGCCATCTGTGACAAAGCCCGGCAGAAACAACAGA GGAAAAGCTGTCCCAACTGCAATGGCCCTCTGAAGCTGATTCCCTGCCGAGGCCACGGGGGCTTTCCGGTCACCAACTTCTGGAGGCACGACGGCCGCTTCATATTCTTCCAG TCGAAAGGAGAGCATGACCATCCCAAGCCGGAAACCAAGCTGGAAGCGGAGGCGAGGAGGGCAATGAAGAAAGTGCACATGGCATCCGCCTCTGGCTCCCTGCGGATGAAGGGGAGCCCAGAAACGAAG GTTCTTCCAGGTGAAATACCGAGTCAGGGAAGTTTACCTTTAACTTGGTCATTCCAGGAAGGCGTCCAACTGCCCAGCAGTTACAGCACACCTTTAATAGCTAACGCCCCCCAGCAGAACTCCCTGAATGATTGCCTATCCTTCCCCAAGAGTTACGATTTGGGGGGAACCACTGAGCTGGAAGATCCAACTTCCACCTTGGACTCCACTCAGCTCTATGAGAAATTCAAATTCTCCAGCGGAAGGCTCTACAGCGCTGAAGACCAGTTTCAGCCTCCTGTCCCTGGGGTCTACACAGATTATGACGACTTACAAGCCTGGAGTAAAAATGCTGCTGCCTTAGGGAGAAATCCTAACGATGAGCCCTGCTACCCCAGCTATCCTCTGCCCCCCGTGACCGGCTGGCCCTGCGACTTCTTTCCCTCGCAGAGCTCTTTGGAGCCCTTGGCCCAACAGATTCCACTGGAGGCCCCTGCAGCCCCGAATGGCTGTCATCCGCTGTGGTCCAGTCCAGGAGGTGAGCCTTATGAAGAGAAAGTGCCTATGGATTTCAACAGCTACGTGCCTTCCCTCACGTACCACTCACCTCAGCAGGACCCCTTTCTGCTCTCCTACGGCTCTCATCCTCAGCAGCAATACTCTCTGCccagcaggagcagcaagtggGATTTTGACGAAGAGATGGCCTGCCTGGGTTTGGATCACTTCAACAATGAAATGTTTCTAAACCTCTGTCCTTTAAGATGA